GGTTCAGCGGCCAAACCTGCCCGTGATGCGTATGTCCGCAGAAGATCAGGTCTACCCCGGCGCGTTCAGCCTGCGTCAAGTCGGTCGGCTGATGGTCGAGCACGATGATGGGCACCACCGTGTCGATGCGGCTCATCAGCTCCGGCAGTGTCTTTCGCGCCGTGTTCGTGCGGTCGTCTCGCCCCACGATCCGTATGCCGTCGGGCAGGGTAGCCACGGAGTCCATGAGCAGATGAATGTTTGTGCGTCCGCGGATGAAGCGCTTGCAGGCATCGATTCCGCTGAGGTATTCGTGGTTGCCCGGCACCATGTAGATGCCATACGTGGCATGTAGACGGTTGAGCTCCTCGTCCATGGCCGCCTCGTCCACCGGTCGGACGTCGTTATCGATCAGATCGCCACTGATCAGAATGATGTCCGGATGCTGGGCGTTGATCAGATCCACATAGCGACTGAGATCGTCGCGGGTCGTACCGAGCCCCAAGTGGACGTCGCTCACGCCGACGATCTTCAGGCCCAGCGATCCCGCGGGCAGTCGGTCTGTGATGATGTCTACTTCGCGCAGTTGAGGATGCTTATAGGTGTAGTATCCGTAGGCGAGCACCCCAGTCGT
The sequence above is drawn from the Tannerella serpentiformis genome and encodes:
- a CDS encoding metallophosphoesterase, producing the protein MPFFLILMLAAYIGGNAYIFTRALQALPPMPAIFKWLFGLAYWGYALSIFLVFIFRARESADPWGHFFFQVSTGWLVFTLYMVLALVCFDLFRLLVPSFRHGFACALLVTTGVLAYGYYTYKHPQLREVDIITDRLPAGSLGLKIVGVSDVHLGLGTTRDDLSRYVDLINAQHPDIILISGDLIDNDVRPVDEAAMDEELNRLHATYGIYMVPGNHEYLSGIDACKRFIRGRTNIHLLMDSVATLPDGIRIVGRDDRTNTARKTLPELMSRIDTVVPIIVLDHQPTDLTQAERAGVDLIFCGHTHHGQVWPLNLATDRLFDVAYGYTRRGRTNIYVSSGLSLWGPPFRIGTRSELVVFRLIPAEL